From the Helicoverpa zea isolate HzStark_Cry1AcR chromosome 26, ilHelZeax1.1, whole genome shotgun sequence genome, one window contains:
- the LOC124642852 gene encoding uncharacterized protein LOC124642852, with amino-acid sequence MGSCRQCNQRHNSLLHDPSVSAHCTSSTTDDSSIETISAFSQQSNPYVLLSTAIIEVYNPMNNKSEKVRALLDSGSQSSFITKSLQQKLSLKCDTINPLTVIGIGNNNCNKVIESCNTHLKSIQGTYQVNLSCYILHQLTGDIPKVPVDVQNLKIPKDIVLADPKFNEPAPVDMLIGADLFWDIIVGEQRPLGPKNPKLQNSKLGWIIAGPINFPISKQNIQCNHATISNNELHDILTKFWEIESVPPKRILSPEDTACENHFLNNTFRLDNGRFCVRLPLKESPDCLGDSYSQAKKRLLNLEKRFRKNPTLKSQYVEFIREYSELGHLSVSPISIPNPSYFLGHHAVFKEDSESTKIRVVFDGSAPTASGYSLNDILMVGPNLQNSLFSILVRSRQYKYLLTGDIAKMYRQVAVSPEDCDLQLILWREDESHPIQTLRLGTVTYGTASASYLSTRCLWQVGEECGDKLIKTIIQNDFLVDDVITGSDSESQLIYIQKALTNTLNSACFPLRKFKTNLPELFHNIVEINTKDKLTLSESSSTLGLGWDPKDDSFHIPVRINSNNSNELITKRFITSQSFKIFDPLGLISPCIIQTKILIQNLWCEGIDWDQPVPDDLKEKWYEISKNLPLLADLRIPRKVICDSPKFIELHSFCDASQVAYGACIYMRSLNKDNEVTVRLLCSKSKVAPVKPTTIPRLELCAAVLAANLWHFLIGRPLNALPTPAHDDCKATHLQRYARLQQIRRDFWNRWRREYISELQLRTKWKSNTSKLNIGDLVLLHEENVPPLNWRLGRVVRLFRGPDDIPRVADVNTSRGCVRRSLVRLCPLPSPEDLKVEA; translated from the exons ATGGGCTCGTGTAGGCAATGTAATCAAAGACATAACTCTCTTCTTCATGATCCTAGCGTGTCCGCTCACTGTACTAGTAGCACCACTGATGATAGTAGCATTGAGACTATCTCAGCATTTTCACAACAAAGTAATCCGTATGTACTTTTGTCTACTGCAATAATAGAAGTTTATAATCCTATGAATAACAAATCAGAGAAGGTTCGTGCTTTGCTGGATAGTGGCAGCCAATCTTCTTTCATCACCAAATCTCTGCAAcaaaaattaagtttaaaatgtGATACAATAAATCCATTAACTGTTATTGGAATAGGTaacaataattgtaataaagtaATAGAAAGTTGTAATACTCACCTTAAATCAATCCAAGGCACTTACCAAGTGAATTTGTCTTGCTACATTCTTCATCAGCTTACCGGTGACATTCCAAAGGTCCCAGTTGATGTCCAAAACCTTAAAATTCCAAAAGATATCGTATTAGCCGACCCTAAGTTCAATGAACCTGCTCCCGTTGATATGCTCATCGGAGCAGACTTGTTCTGGGATATCATAGTTGGCGAACAGCGCCCTCTAGGTCCCAAGAatccaaaattacaaaattctaaATTGGGCTGGATTATAGCCGGACCAATTAATTTTCCAATttccaaacaaaatattcaatgcAATCATGCAACTATTTCAAATAACGAGCTACACGACATCCTCACAAAATTTTGGGAAATTGAGAGTGTTCCTCCAAAAAGAATTCTCAGTCCCGAGGATACTGCTTGTGAaaatcattttctaaataacacATTTCGTTTGGATAACGGGAGGTTCTGTGTCAGATTACCACTAAAGGAATCGCCAGACTGTCTCGGTGACTCATACAGTCAAGCAAAAAAACGTCTCCTTAATCTTGAGAAAAGATTTAGAAAAAATCCTACACTAAAGTCACAATATGTAGAATTCATTCGTGAATATTCAGAATTAGGTCATCTCTCTGTGTCACCTATTTCAATTCCAAATCCTTCATACTTTCTAGGTCATCACGCTGTCTTCAAAGAGGACAGCGAGTCCACTAAAATCAGAGTGGTCTTCGACGGCTCCGCTCCCACTGCCTCTGGATATTCTTTAAATGATATCCTTATGGTAGGACCTAATTTACAAAATTCTCTATTTTCCATTTTGGTTAGATCGCGTCAATACAAGTACCTTCTTACTGGAGACATAGCCAAGATGTATAGACAGGTGGCTGTGTCCCCGGAGGATTGTGACCTTCAATTAATACTATGGAGAGAAGACGAGTCTCATCCTATTCAAACTCTGCGACTAGGTACTGTTACTTACGGAACTGCAAGTGCCAGTTACCTTAGCACAAGATGTCTTTGGCAGGTGGGAGAAGAGTGCggtgataaattaataaaaacgatAATTCAAAATGACTTTCTAGTCGATGACGTCATCACTGGGTCCGATAGCGAAAGTCAGCTAATATATATTCAAAAGGCTTTAACTAATACTCTAAATTCGGCTTGTTTCCCATTGCGAAAGTTCAAAACTAACTTACCtgaattatttcataatatcgTCGAAATTAATACAAAGGATAAACTTACCTTAAGTGAGTCTTCCAGTACTCTCGGCCTCGGCTGGGATCCAAAGGATGACTCGTTTCATATACCTGTaagaataaattcaaataattcaaaTGAGTTAATTACTAAGAGATTCATAACTTCACaatctttcaaaatttttgATCCACTTGGTCTAATAAGTCCATGcattattcaaacaaaaatactcaTACAAAATTTGTGGTGTGAAGGCATTGACTGGGATCAGCCTGTGCCTGATGATTTAAAGGAAAAGTGGTATGAGATTTCTAAAAACTTACCTTTACTTGCAGACCTTCGTATCCCACGTAAAGTTATTTGTGATTCACCAAAATTCATTGAACTTCACTCATTCTGTGACGCTTCGCAAGTCGCGTACGGGGCTTGCATCTACATGAGATCGCTTAATAAAGATAACGAGGTAACAGTGAGGCTTTTATGCTCAAAATCCAAGGTTGCTCCTGTAAAACCGACAACGATACCTCGCCTCGAGCTGTGTGCAGCGGTATTGGCAGCAAACTTAT GGCATTTCTTGATTGGCAGACCACTCAACGCTCTGCCGACTCCAGCACACGATGACTGCAAGGCTACCCACTTACAACGCTACGCCCGCCTTCAGCAAATAAGACGAGATTTCTGGAACCGATGGAGGCGAGAATATATATCCGAACTTCAGCTACGAACCAAATGGAAATCCAACACCTCAAAGCTAAACATCGGGGATCTTGTTCTTCTCCATGAAGAAAACGTACCACCCCTAAACTGGCGTCTGGGGCGTGTGGTGCGACTGTTCCGTGGACCAGACGACATTCCGCGTGTGGCTGATGTCAACACCTCAAGAGGCTGCGTGCGACGCTCTCTAGTTCGACTGTGCCCTCTGCCTTCGCCTGAAGATTTAAAGGTTGAAGCCTAG